The DNA sequence CAAACCTCTGGGTAGAAGCATAATCAACACATATGTGACATTCATGAGACGTACGTAATTGATCCAGCTCATCACTTGAAAAAGAACTACGGACACAGGAAGGGATATTCTGGGGGACAGACCAAGCCCCAGCTggatcatgtgcagcagcaCAGTACTCCGAGCCTTCCGGGCAGAATTTCTGTCAGTTGAAGTCGACCTGGCTGTGATCATCACTGCAATAAAgctaaacattattattaaacctgagaaagaaaacacaaaaatgttgtatACACGATCGTATTCAGCAGCAACTGGAGTCAACAGTGCTACGAATCTGTTACAATTTGCATTCATCTCCAGACTGTCCAGTTCTTCAAATGGAAACTGACACATCAGCACAACACAGATCAGAACATTGACACAAGAGAAAGCCCACACTACagcgatggctgctgctgtggatctcatggtgacgatggaggagtgtctgagaggaaaacacacagccacatatCTCTCTATAGACATCTCAGCCAGTGTGAGAGGAAAGATGCTCTCTGTCAGCATGGCATAGAGGATTAATGTGCCACAAACAGGATATGACAAGAGAACTCTGCTGTTAGCAAAGATGTACAGAACCTGACTGACCAACAAGTAGAGAGAGTCTGCAACAAGAAGGTTAGTCAGAAGAACATAGCGGGACGTCTCCCGAAACACTTGTCTACTCCTCAGGGTGAACAGAATGATGGCATTAATGGTTAGCAGCACAACACATGGCacaccagtgaaaacagagaccATGATtcgctccagctctgactgacgCTGCACAGCCACACTGCTGTTGGACACCATGATACATCTGCAGGATCAGAGGAAGAACATTCAACATCTATTGCTGAGGAAGAAAGACAATGacacatgatgatgaagtcaccTTCCCTGTCGAAGAGTCAGCTGgaacctgctgcgtctcctccgtGAGGGAGGATCAggtcagcagctctggagctcctatTTAAGATGGAGATCCAGGAGGAGGGTTGAGGTGTCCACTTGGAAACCAGTTGAGTGACAGAGggagaaaaacacctcaaagaGTCATAATACCAGATAAACAAAGTACTTGGCCGAGGGTACCTCTGGTCTGAGTGTTCCAGAGATTCAGGATATCCCATAACACCCTTTGTTCATCCATGAGACCACCTGTTGCTCCTGGAGCCACTCATGGGCAATCAACACATATGTGACATTCATCACATGTACAAAACAGATCCAGCTCACCACTTGAAAGAGAGCTACGGACACAGGAAGGGATATGGTGGAGGAGAGACCGAGCACCAGCTggatcatgtgcagcagcagggtaCTCTGAGCCACCTGGGCAAAATGTACGTCTGTTGATCCTGGCTATGATCATCACTGCTACTGGACtagaaataaatattgttgtTCTTAATGATACGAGCAACAACATttagaaaaatattgaaataaaacaggAGGCTTCATCTTGGAGGGTGACTCCATCATCCAGTTTATCTGTCATTCTTCATCAgcaatgttgttgttgatggttctttCCCTGATCCTGAAGATGCATATTGTGTGGCTGTGCAGCGTCAGTCAGAGATGGAGCGAATCctgtctctgttttcactggtgtGCCGTGTGTTGTGCTGCTAACCATTAATGCCATCATTCTGTTCACCCTCAACAAGTGTTTCACGAGACGTCCCGCTATGTTCTTCTTTCTCATCTCTGCTGTGGACTCAGAGCAGCTTCAGACACTCAGATCTCAACATAGTGTAGTGATCTCCTGTTACATTGATCTTAATTATTAGGCAAGTGGGTATTTTGACCTTAGAGTTTCATGCATAATCCAAGCAGCATAAACCCGAGTGCCTCTTGGATTTCAGCGAATCAGGTCATGTGTATTTGTCTAACAAAGGAAGACGTGACTGAAGGAGAACAATACTCAACAGCAAGGTATGTATACTTATATGGCAGCTTCTGTTCCTCTGACAAAATTGACCAAAAATGATTCCACTGACTCtgaattttcaaaaatgttttttaaaacatttttcatcgGATGCAGAAGGTCTTATTAAAGTTGATCAAGATACTGCCAGTTTTACAGGACAAAGTTGTCAGCTTTCAAGAGGACTGCGAGTCTCATGCTGAACAATGCTCCATCGCATGCATCAATGCACTCCAATGCACCCTGTGGCTTCCAGCCAGAGAAGGCCTTAAAGAAAAATCCCTGACATAAAGACCATTGAGGACTGGTCGGCCCCTCTTAGACAGGAGATTACAGGGCAGGAAAACGGTACAACCCTCTGACAGGTGTCTGGGGGGCTGTGCTGCGCCACAAATTGTCAACAGACTCCATGAACGGAAGGCTTATAGCCATTATCCAGAAGAAAAGTTTATTATTCTTGTGTTGACGGCTGAGAATAAAGAAGTAAGGTGACAAGAAATTTCTGCCAAAATCTAATTTCAACGTAACTTCAGCTTTTAGGTATATTTTGGATTGAATGGGGCAAGTGTACTTCtaaataatacaaattaaaaaaaacaaatgaatacaacTTGCCTGATAATTGGGTATACAGTCACAACTGCTTCAAATATCATTAAGAGAGCATCAAAGGCAAGATCCATGTTGCAAtcaaaaaaaacactaaaaaaataaagggaacactaaaataacacacccaagagccgaatgaatgaaatatttttaaatatctttaGTTTAATACTTGTGTGCACACAACAAAATTACACAAAAATTATGAATGGAAACCAAATGTATTAACCCATGGAGGTGTGAATTTGGAGTCACACTCAAaattaaagtggaaaaaaactaaaacaagtCAATATGAGGCTCAGCAGTGTGTATGGACTCCACATGCCTGTATGAACTGGGCTTGCTCCTGATGAGGTGGCAGACGATGTGCTCCCAGACCTGGACCAACTCCTGGACAGTCTGGTGTGCAATGTGGCTCCATTGGATTCACGGCTGGGCGCATCCATAGCATCAACACCTTGCAGGAACTGTACTCCAGCCACATGAGGTCTGGCATTGTCTTGCATTGGTAGGAACCAGAGGGCCAAACCACACCAGAATGTGGTTTCACCATGGGTCTCcttctacttcttttttttctgccaggGTGCAAATCTTGACTCTACCACCTCTGCTGCATTTAAAACTGACCAAAACTTCAGCCCGAAAGCAGAGGAACTGAGAAGCGGTCTGTGACTGTAGAGCCTCCTTCACTGGTGGTGTCTTGCTAAATGAAATTCATTGTCAGTCTATGTTGCTTCCCAAGTCGCCGGTTAGATTTCTCAATGGTGTGATTACTtggtatgacaaagtgacatgatAAAGAATAAGGAACATGCTTTTTACAATAATACTGAACTAAAACAGGAACCTCTCTTCGATATTTCATCAACTTTGGTTGCATTATGTTTTGGAAAACATCAACAATTGTATTCTCTGGTGTTTAATCACCCAGATTTCCattggccgtcagactgttaaattcgtgaacagccttgttgttatgttattctatttattttattttattttattttatttgttttttgttgcactttattccaaggcactttcctagtcagtgggctccccactgaccatggcaataaatttgattctgattctgattctgattctgattcagaaaaCAAGCTCTCAGAGCATGGTGGTTTACTCCCACTGTGTCTGTCACTCAACTGGTTTCCAAGTGGACACCTGAACCCACCTCCTGGATCTCCATCTTAAataggagctccagagctgctgaccTGATCCTCCCTcatggaggagacgcagcaggttcCAGCTGACTCTTCAACAGGGAAggtgacttcatcatcatgtgtCATTGTCTTTCTTCATCAGCAATAGATGTTGAAGGTTCTTCCTCTGATCCTGCATCATGGTGTCTAACAGCAGTGTGGCTGTGCAGcgtcagtcagagctggagcgaATCCTggtctctgttttcactggtgtGCCGTGTGCTGCCCTGCTAACTATTAATGCCATCATTCTGTTCACCCTGAGGAGTAAACAAGTGTTTCGGGAGACGTCCCGCTATGTTCTTCTGACTAACCTTCTCATTTCTGATTCCACCTACATGCTTCTGAGTCAGGTGGTGTACATCTTGGCCAATTGCAGAGTTTTTCTGTCCTATCCTGTGTGTGGAGTTCTGATTCTGTCCACAGCCCTTGCTCAAAGCGTTCCTCCTCTC is a window from the Synchiropus splendidus isolate RoL2022-P1 chromosome 17, RoL_Sspl_1.0, whole genome shotgun sequence genome containing:
- the LOC128748076 gene encoding odorant receptor 131-2-like, whose translation is MVSNSSVAVQRQSELERIMVSVFTGVPCVVLLTINAIILFTLRSRQVFRETSRYVLLTNLLVADSLYLLVSQVLYIFANSRVLLSYPVCGTLILYAMLTESIFPLTLAEMSIERYVAVCFPLRHSSIVTMRSTAAAIAVVWAFSCVNVLICVVLMCQFPFEELDSLEMNANCNRFVALLTPVAAEYDRVYNIFVFSFSGLIIMFSFIAVMITARSTSTDRNSARKARSTVLLHMIQLGLGLSPRISLPVSVVLFQVMSWINYVRLMNVTYVLIMLLPRGLSPLIYGLRDQAIRPILLSNLCCGLTLSVKNQISS